The Microbacterium sulfonylureivorans region GGTGGTACTGCGGTCCACATCAACGCCGGTGCCGCAGCACTCGCCCTCGCGCTCGTCCTGGGCAAGCGGGTCGGCTTCCAGAAGGGCGTCCACGTCCCGCACAACCCGCCGTTCGTCCTGCTCGGCGCCGGTCTGCTGTGGTTCGGCTGGTTCGGCTTCAACGCGGGCTCCGAGCTCGCCGCCGACGGCACCGCAGCGCTCGCGTTCGTCAACACGATCGCCGCTCCCGCAGCAGCGCTCCTGGCCTGGCTGATCGTCGAGAAGATCAAGGACGGCAAGCCGACGTCGGTCGGTGCCGCTTCGGGCGCCGTCGCGGGCCTCGTCGCCATCACGCCTGCGTGCGCGTCGCTGACGCCGATCTGGGCCGTCGTGCTCGGCCTCATCGCCGGTGCCGTCTGCGCGCTCGCGATCGAGCTGAAGTTCAAGTGGGGCTTCGACGACTCGCTCGACGTGGTGGGCATCCACCTCGTGGGCGGTCTGATCGGAACGCTGTACCTGGGCTTCTTCGCCACCAACACCGGTCTGTTCACCGGTGGCGACGGCACGCAGCTCCTCGTTCAGGCCATCGCCGCCGTCTCGGTGCTCGTGTACTCGTTCGTCCTCGCCTGGGTCATCGGCTTCGCGATCGAGAAGACGGTCGGCTTCCGCGTGAAGAACGAGGACGAGGTCGCCGGGATCGACACGGTCGTGCACGGCGAGGAGGGCTACGTGCTCGAGGGCGCTCGCGCCTGATCCTCATCCACAGCACAGGAGGGGCGTCGCGGATCTTCCGCGGCGCCCCTCCTCGTTCGCGTTAGGGTGACGACGTGACGCAAAGCCCCGGCATCCTGAGCCGCATCGCGCAGCTGTTCCACCCCACGACAAGGAAGAGCAGCTCGACCTCGCGCGTAACGCCCGGAGACGATGAACCGGGGCGGAGCGGGGCGACGGCGACCGTCGAGATCGTCCCCCCGGCACGGGACGCCCTCAGGATCTCCTACGCCCCCGACGCCGACGGCGACCCGGACGCCGGCGAGATCGTGTGGACGTGGGTGCCGTACGACGAGCGCGACGGGCGGGGAAAGGACCGGCCCGTGCTGGTCATCGCGCACGAGAACGCCGACTGGGTGTACGTCGTTCGACTCACCAGTAAGTCGCACGACGGCGAACGCGACTTTCTGGCGATCGGCGCGGGCGCCTGGGACTCGCAGGGCCGACCTTCATGGGTCGACGTCGAGCAGATCTACCGCGTGCATCGGGACGGCATGCGGCGCGAGGCATCCGTCCTCGATCTCGACAGGTTCGCTCGGGTCGCCGACGCGCTCCATCGACGCTACGGCTGGGCGGTCGGGGCCTGAATCCCGCCCCCGCGAACGACGAAACCCCGCCGGGGCGGGGGGTCGTGGTGGGCGATACCAGACTCGAACTGATGACCTCTTCCGTGTGAAGGAAGCGCGCTACCAACTGCGCCAATCGCCCGTGGCCCCGTGGGGCCGAGACTCGATCCTACCCGATGCCGAGGCCTGTCTCGAACCGGGACGGGGAGACACGCGCGGGCCGCGCTCGGTTTTGCGTCATGCGATTCGTGGGATAAAGTCTTTCAAGTGCCCGGGTGAGAAACGCGGGAACGAAATGCGGATGTAGCGCAGTTGGTAGCGCACAACCTTGCCAAGGTTGGGGTCGCGAGTTCGAGTCTCGTCATCCGCTCGAGTGCAGGGACTTCTCCCCGGAGGAGTCACGGCACGTGGGGTCAAACCACACGGTGGCGTGGCCGAGCGGCTAGGCACCGGCCTGCAAAGCCGTTTACACGGGTTCGAATCCCGTCGCCACCTCCACTCCCGGTCCCGACCGGAGCACGACTCGGGCGATTGGCGCAGCGGTAGCGCGCTTCCCTGACACGGAAGAGGTCACTGGTTCGATCCCAGTATCGCCCACCAAAAAGCCCCCGGAAATCCGGGGGTTTTTGCGTGACACGGTGACCTAGGGCAA contains the following coding sequences:
- a CDS encoding type II toxin-antitoxin system PemK/MazF family toxin; its protein translation is MTQSPGILSRIAQLFHPTTRKSSSTSRVTPGDDEPGRSGATATVEIVPPARDALRISYAPDADGDPDAGEIVWTWVPYDERDGRGKDRPVLVIAHENADWVYVVRLTSKSHDGERDFLAIGAGAWDSQGRPSWVDVEQIYRVHRDGMRREASVLDLDRFARVADALHRRYGWAVGA
- a CDS encoding ammonium transporter; this encodes MDQGNTAFILICAALVLLMTPGLAFFYGGLVKAKSVISMMMLSFGAMGLIGVLWVVYGYAIAFPGSEGLVAPWAIDWNNIGLSALIEVPEGAAFPPLAFVAFQATFAIITVALVSGAIADRAKFGSWLIFAALWATIVYFPVASWVFNFGLAEDGSFAYGGWITYGLQEWFGLGAIDFAGGTAVHINAGAAALALALVLGKRVGFQKGVHVPHNPPFVLLGAGLLWFGWFGFNAGSELAADGTAALAFVNTIAAPAAALLAWLIVEKIKDGKPTSVGAASGAVAGLVAITPACASLTPIWAVVLGLIAGAVCALAIELKFKWGFDDSLDVVGIHLVGGLIGTLYLGFFATNTGLFTGGDGTQLLVQAIAAVSVLVYSFVLAWVIGFAIEKTVGFRVKNEDEVAGIDTVVHGEEGYVLEGARA